The Synechococcus sp. RS9909 genomic interval CGCGACGGCCTGCTGATGCGCATGAAGACGGACGACTGGCAAGCCGTGATCAACCTCAATCTCACCGGCGTCTTCCTCTGCACCCGCGCCGTGACGCGCACCATGCTCAAGCAGAAAAGCGGCCGGATCATCAACATCACCTCCGTGGTGGGATTGATGGGCAATGCGGGCCAGGCGAACTATGCCGCCGCCAAAGCGGGTGTGGTGGGCCTCACCCGCAGTGCCGCCAAGGAGATGGCGAGCCGCGGCATCACCGTCAATGCCGTGGCACCGGGTTTCATCGCCACCGACATGACCAAGGATCTCGACGCCGAGGGCATCCTTGCGGCCATTCCTCTGGGGCGGTTCGGCAATCCGGACCAGGTGGCGGGCGCCGTGCGCTTTCTCGCGGCCGATCCAGCTGCTGCCTACATCACCGGCCAGGTGCTGCAGGTGGATGGGGGCATGGTGATGGGCTGATCGGGCCGCCCTCCTGTCAAGACTCCAGCGGTTGGCCCAGTTCATCGCGCAATCGCCGGATCCTCTGGAGCAGCCGCAGCCGTCGGCTGCGGGCCGTGGCCGTGAGAAAAATGCGCAGTGGCACGTAGACGAGCGTCATGGCTCCGGCAAGAGCCGTGATCAGCACAAAGAACAGGGTGCCGGAATCACTCATAGACAAACGTTAACGAGCGTGCTCCGATCACACACGCTGAAGCGGCCCTTGATTCGGCTTTCCCCACCAAGGCGCTGATCCGGAAGACCGCCTCCCTGTGGGACATTGATCGACGGGATTCAGACCATCATGGCCAAACTTCTTAGTTTTTCGGATGATTCGCGCGCCGCTCTCGAGCGGGGCATGAATGCCCTCGCCGATGCAGTGCGCGTGACCATCGGCCCGCGCGGTCGCAACGTTGTGCTGGAGAAGAGCTTCGGCGCACCCGACATCGTGAACGACGGCGACACGATCGCCAA includes:
- the fabG gene encoding 3-oxoacyl-[acyl-carrier-protein] reductase produces the protein MTTSAPMTGQTAIVTGASRGIGRCVALALADAGAEVVVNYARSAEAAEAVVAEILEAGGQAYALKADVAEEHAVEAMVKTALERSGRIDVLINNAGITRDGLLMRMKTDDWQAVINLNLTGVFLCTRAVTRTMLKQKSGRIINITSVVGLMGNAGQANYAAAKAGVVGLTRSAAKEMASRGITVNAVAPGFIATDMTKDLDAEGILAAIPLGRFGNPDQVAGAVRFLAADPAAAYITGQVLQVDGGMVMG